A single window of Leopardus geoffroyi isolate Oge1 chromosome D4, O.geoffroyi_Oge1_pat1.0, whole genome shotgun sequence DNA harbors:
- the LOC123593031 gene encoding olfactory receptor 1L4-like: METKNYSSDSGFILLGLSSNPQLQKPLFAIFLIMYLVTVLGNVLIILAIHSDPRLHTPMYFFLSNLSFIDICFTTVTVPKMLVNLLSETKAISFVGCLVQMYFFMACGNTDSYLLASMAIDRLVAICHPFHYNRVMNPRRCLLMLLGSCTISHLHSLLRVLLMSRLSFCASHVIKHFFCDTQPVLKLSCSDTSSSQIVVMTETLAVIATPFLCILFSYLRIIITVLRIPSAAGKWKAFSTCSSHLTVVVLTYGSVIYVYFRPLSMYSVVKDRVATVMYTVVTPMLNPFIYSLRNKDMNRGLKKLRNRIHL; this comes from the coding sequence ATGGAGACCAAGAACTATAGCAGTGACTCAGGCTTTATCCTCCTTGGCCTCTCTTCCAACCCTCAGCTACAGAAACCTCTCTTTGCCATCTTCCTCATCATGTACCTGGTCACCGTGCTGGGCAATGTACTCATCATCCTGGCCATCCACTCAGACCCCCGACTCCATAcccccatgtactttttcctcagCAACCTGTCCTTCATAGATATCTGCTTCACAACTGTCACTGTGCCCAAGATGCTGGTGAATTTACTGTCAGAGACAAAGGCTATCTCTTTCGTGGGATGCCTGGTCCAGATGTACTTCTTCATGGCCTGTGGGAACACTGACAGTTACCTGCTGGCCTCCATGGCCATAGACCGGCTGGTAGCCATCTGCCACCCCTTCCATTACAATAGGGTTATGAACCCACGGCGCTGCCTCCTCATGCTGCTGGGTTCTTGCACCATCTCCCACCTGCACTCCCTGCTCCGTGTGCTACTCATGTCCCGCCTGTCCTTCTGTGCCTCCCATGTCATTAAGCACTTTTTTTGTGACACCCAGCCTGTGCTAAAGCTATCCTGCTCTGACACGTCCTCCAGCCAGATTGTGGTCATGACCGAGACCCTGGCTGTCATCGCGACCCCCTTTCTGTGCATTCTCTTCTCCTACCTGCGAATCATCATCACTGTGCTCAGAATTCCCTCTGCAGCCGGCAAGTGGAAGGCCTTCTCTACCTGTAGCTCCCACCTTACCGTAGTGGTGTTGACCTATGGGAGTGTCATCTATGTGTATTTCAGGCCCCTGTCCATGTACTCAGTGGTGAAGGACCGGGTAGCCACAGTCATGTACACAGTAGTGACAcccatgctgaaccccttcatcTATAGTCTGAGGAACAAAGACATGAACAGGGGCTTAAAGAAATTAAGGAACAGAATTCACttatag